One region of Streptomyces davaonensis JCM 4913 genomic DNA includes:
- a CDS encoding pilus assembly protein TadG-related protein, which produces MRPRRYGDTGQAFPIYITVVGGLLFLAFAYLAVGQAGANRNGAQTAADAAALAAAQDTRDQLAGKWVEAVLDPPQWQDIFDGYAPGLEPSCWRADQLAVQNDAHITGCDPGLLEYEVAVETDKSVGESIVPGTEDVYSKASAIAVIEPRCTFKLPDEDAGDDVLPQLTCKDKDWVLDPEDLAELPEPEDLFDVHLAD; this is translated from the coding sequence ATGCGGCCGCGTAGGTACGGCGACACAGGGCAGGCGTTCCCCATCTACATCACGGTGGTGGGAGGTCTGCTCTTTCTCGCGTTCGCTTACCTTGCGGTCGGTCAGGCTGGCGCGAATCGGAACGGCGCCCAGACCGCCGCTGACGCTGCGGCACTGGCGGCAGCGCAGGACACCCGGGATCAACTTGCCGGCAAGTGGGTGGAAGCCGTACTCGACCCGCCGCAGTGGCAAGACATCTTTGACGGCTACGCGCCCGGACTTGAGCCTTCGTGCTGGCGAGCGGATCAACTAGCGGTGCAGAACGACGCCCACATAACAGGATGTGATCCCGGGCTATTGGAGTACGAGGTCGCAGTTGAGACGGACAAGTCCGTCGGCGAGTCCATCGTCCCTGGCACGGAAGACGTGTACTCAAAGGCGTCCGCCATCGCCGTGATCGAGCCCCGCTGCACGTTCAAGCTGCCGGACGAGGATGCCGGAGACGACGTGCTGCCGCAGTTGACCTGCAAGGACAAGGATTGGGTTCTGGATCCGGAGGACTTGGCGGAACTGCCAGAGCCCGAGGATCTCTTCGATGTCCACTTGGCTGACTGA
- a CDS encoding response regulator transcription factor, producing MTHPDFPTPESATKPLRVVVADDNPVVRAGLTALLSGREDIKVVAEAADGREAYEAARRHRPDVVLLDVQMPGVDGIAALPYLVKLAPVMMLTYSRESETVEEALRRGANGYLVHGEFTAAELVEAVRGLNEGKPHFTATAAEALLTQLRRSTDSHPHMEPPAPTPNKASPLSQVQPSMGQSSGRKRFQLSTREAEIMDLIASGMTNHQIAATCFISEKTVKNHINRIFAKLHSTTRAQATAKWLGVT from the coding sequence ATGACACACCCCGACTTCCCCACGCCCGAATCCGCGACCAAGCCCCTACGGGTAGTGGTCGCGGACGACAACCCGGTAGTGCGAGCGGGCCTGACAGCGCTGCTTTCCGGCCGAGAGGACATCAAGGTAGTAGCGGAGGCGGCGGACGGCCGCGAGGCCTACGAGGCGGCCCGGCGCCACCGCCCGGACGTGGTCCTCCTGGACGTCCAGATGCCAGGAGTGGACGGCATAGCGGCGCTCCCGTACCTGGTGAAGCTGGCCCCCGTGATGATGCTGACGTACAGCAGGGAATCGGAAACGGTGGAGGAGGCTCTGCGGCGAGGAGCCAACGGCTACTTGGTCCACGGCGAGTTCACGGCGGCGGAACTGGTGGAGGCGGTACGGGGCCTGAACGAGGGCAAGCCGCACTTCACGGCAACGGCGGCGGAGGCACTGCTGACGCAACTACGCAGATCGACGGATTCGCATCCGCATATGGAACCACCCGCTCCAACCCCAAATAAAGCCTCCCCCCTTTCGCAAGTGCAACCAAGTATGGGACAGTCCTCCGGTAGGAAGAGATTCCAACTGAGCACGAGGGAGGCGGAGATCATGGACCTCATCGCGTCCGGCATGACGAACCATCAGATCGCCGCCACGTGCTTCATCAGCGAGAAGACGGTCAAGAACCACATCAACCGCATCTTCGCCAAGCTCCACAGCACCACCAGGGCCCAGGCCACCGCCAAATGGCTGGGGGTGACCTGA
- a CDS encoding sensor histidine kinase has translation MGIGMPVRGLRVTLTTPRDLNAPQGLEEALPAASVGPSKDPTITLQINALQATTRMVFAFRLAMLALSAPAALLNAAPGLGTRLVGAATVATFMASYVLFRDWERFGPLLLRHPTLLAADTLFGALLLISAGPDTPLAYVSVCTPLLAGIAYGYRAAAVFASLQSLILLLVYATTAEAHSTLAEKLLLPGFCVITGAAGSALRNLMLRFGEATQALTTTRARLAAAEAVAAERARLAREMHDSVAKTLHGVALAADGLAASASATKATLNPTLIKEQAELVARATRRAATESRELLTDLRRDCVATRDVFEELESRTRAFATRTGVLATYHPTSPKEAPPPLPPAVTRHVLSIAAEAMENAHRHATPTKVNVRAGVHGGLLRISVYDDGRGLPSDTTLEQLRSAGHFGLIGMVERAASVGARIRMGRGDHAKGTEVLLELPLELPLELPSAARRT, from the coding sequence ATGGGAATCGGAATGCCCGTGAGGGGGTTGAGGGTGACCCTGACGACACCGAGGGATCTGAACGCGCCGCAGGGGTTGGAGGAGGCGCTTCCGGCGGCGTCGGTTGGACCGTCCAAGGACCCGACGATCACCCTCCAGATAAACGCTTTGCAGGCAACCACCCGCATGGTCTTCGCCTTCCGCCTGGCCATGCTCGCCCTCTCCGCCCCCGCGGCCCTGCTGAACGCCGCCCCCGGCCTGGGGACGCGCCTGGTAGGCGCGGCGACGGTAGCGACCTTCATGGCCAGCTACGTCCTCTTCAGAGACTGGGAACGCTTCGGCCCCCTCCTCCTCCGCCACCCCACCCTCCTGGCAGCGGACACTCTGTTCGGCGCCCTGCTATTGATCTCGGCGGGCCCGGACACCCCCCTGGCGTACGTAAGTGTCTGCACGCCGCTGCTGGCAGGCATCGCGTACGGCTACCGAGCGGCGGCGGTGTTCGCCAGCCTCCAGTCCCTGATCCTCCTCCTCGTCTACGCCACAACAGCGGAGGCGCATTCAACCCTCGCGGAGAAGCTCCTGCTCCCCGGCTTCTGCGTGATCACAGGCGCGGCAGGCTCAGCACTCCGCAACCTGATGCTCCGCTTCGGCGAGGCGACCCAGGCCCTGACGACAACAAGGGCCCGCTTGGCGGCAGCAGAGGCAGTGGCAGCAGAACGGGCCCGCCTGGCAAGGGAGATGCACGACTCGGTGGCGAAGACCTTGCACGGAGTGGCCTTGGCGGCGGACGGCCTGGCGGCATCGGCATCCGCGACGAAGGCGACCCTGAACCCCACCCTGATCAAGGAACAGGCGGAGCTGGTGGCAAGGGCCACGCGCAGGGCGGCAACGGAATCGCGAGAGCTGCTGACGGACTTGAGGCGCGATTGTGTCGCGACGAGGGACGTCTTCGAGGAACTGGAGTCACGTACAAGGGCCTTCGCAACCCGTACGGGAGTCCTGGCGACGTACCACCCCACAAGTCCCAAGGAGGCACCCCCGCCCCTGCCCCCGGCGGTGACCCGCCACGTCCTCTCGATCGCAGCGGAGGCGATGGAGAACGCCCACCGCCATGCGACCCCGACGAAGGTGAACGTCCGAGCGGGAGTCCACGGCGGCCTACTCCGCATCAGCGTGTACGACGACGGCCGGGGCCTCCCCTCGGACACCACCCTCGAACAGCTTCGCAGTGCAGGTCACTTCGGCCTGATCGGCATGGTCGAACGAGCCGCGTCGGTGGGCGCCCGTATCCGCATGGGCCGCGGCGACCACGCAAAAGGCACGGAAGTCCTCCTGGAACTCCCATTGGAACTCCCATTGGAACTCCCATCGGCGGCGCGAAGGACATGA
- a CDS encoding DUF5936 domain-containing protein, which yields MAWILALAMGLSVWGFFAGIRMYRADAKLPGDLQLALEVGATRTGAVDSLIDRMGMRYAPAVLRLMGPKQVAKYRRKIDLAGNPGGLTIDRYAARRAVYGFLGAVGGLVFLMRGQYLVTLLLLAFGAFWTEVGIWSAIRIRKDVIERTLPDFLDVLAVVVSAGLGFRQALDRVASRYEGPWADELRITLRQMDLGMSRRQAFAELRRRNDSEQVAMFVTALQQGEELGAPIVDTLVALAKDMRRTDAQNARRKAARAVPKATMMITTFMVPATMILLGAGLLLGSGTDFGSITGE from the coding sequence ATGGCATGGATTCTCGCCCTGGCGATGGGCCTGAGCGTCTGGGGCTTCTTCGCGGGCATCCGCATGTACCGGGCGGACGCGAAACTCCCCGGTGACCTACAGCTGGCACTGGAGGTCGGCGCCACCCGCACCGGCGCGGTGGACTCGCTGATCGACCGCATGGGCATGCGGTACGCACCGGCGGTGCTGCGCCTGATGGGCCCGAAGCAGGTGGCGAAGTACCGCCGCAAGATCGACCTGGCGGGCAACCCCGGCGGCCTGACGATCGACCGCTACGCGGCCCGCCGCGCGGTGTACGGCTTCCTGGGCGCGGTGGGCGGCCTGGTCTTCCTCATGCGAGGCCAGTACCTGGTGACCTTGCTCCTGCTGGCCTTCGGAGCCTTCTGGACGGAGGTCGGCATCTGGTCGGCGATCCGCATCCGCAAGGACGTGATCGAGCGGACGCTGCCCGACTTCCTGGACGTGTTGGCGGTGGTGGTGAGCGCGGGCCTGGGCTTCCGCCAGGCCCTGGACCGGGTGGCCTCGCGCTACGAGGGCCCGTGGGCGGACGAACTCCGCATCACGCTCCGCCAGATGGACCTGGGCATGAGCCGCCGCCAGGCCTTCGCGGAACTCCGCCGCCGCAACGACTCGGAGCAGGTGGCGATGTTCGTGACGGCACTCCAGCAGGGCGAGGAGTTGGGCGCCCCGATCGTCGACACCCTGGTCGCCCTGGCGAAGGACATGCGCCGAACAGACGCCCAGAACGCCCGCCGCAAGGCGGCAAGGGCCGTCCCCAAGGCCACGATGATGATCACGACGTTCATGGTCCCGGCGACGATGATCCTGCTGGGCGCAGGCCTGCTCCTGGGCTCGGGCACGGACTTCGGCTCCATCACGGGGGAGTAG
- a CDS encoding type II secretion system F family protein, protein MDFETLITLTTGITVLTCGLAVAGLHAYAAGRAQRQALVDRLAATGQIAPVGRRRRFGDLDRRLRRTKLGRKLELRLLATGLDVTPGEFFVYMLTAVAGLWLVGQATLAPFFGPIAGMLGIWAAVQFLNWQRQKRIERFINQLPELARILANATQAGLALRTAIGMAAEELEAPAGEELAKVANQLALGASMDDALGELADRLPSRELVVLVTTLVLSNRAGGQVVSALRNLTETLEERKETRREIRTQLSQVSMTSYAVPALGIGSLFLMNGVKDGALDRMTGSPAGQVAVIVAFVLYAIGFVMIRRLSRIDV, encoded by the coding sequence ATGGACTTCGAGACGCTGATCACGCTGACCACCGGCATCACGGTGCTGACCTGCGGGCTCGCCGTGGCCGGCCTCCACGCGTACGCCGCCGGCCGGGCCCAGCGCCAGGCCCTGGTGGACCGCCTGGCGGCCACGGGCCAGATAGCCCCCGTCGGCCGCCGGCGCCGCTTCGGCGACCTGGACCGCCGCCTGCGCCGTACGAAACTGGGCCGGAAACTGGAACTGCGCCTGCTGGCAACGGGCTTGGACGTGACGCCGGGCGAGTTCTTCGTCTACATGCTGACCGCGGTGGCGGGCCTGTGGCTGGTGGGCCAGGCGACGCTGGCCCCCTTCTTCGGCCCGATAGCGGGCATGCTGGGCATCTGGGCGGCCGTCCAGTTCCTGAACTGGCAACGCCAGAAGCGCATCGAACGCTTCATCAACCAACTCCCCGAGCTGGCCCGCATCCTGGCGAACGCGACCCAGGCGGGCCTGGCTCTGCGCACGGCGATCGGCATGGCGGCGGAGGAGCTGGAGGCACCCGCAGGGGAAGAACTGGCAAAGGTGGCCAACCAGCTGGCGCTGGGCGCGTCCATGGACGACGCCCTCGGCGAACTGGCGGACCGCCTCCCCTCCCGCGAACTGGTGGTCCTGGTCACGACATTGGTCCTGTCGAACCGAGCGGGCGGCCAGGTGGTGAGCGCCCTGCGCAACCTGACGGAGACCCTGGAGGAGCGCAAGGAGACCCGCCGGGAGATCCGCACCCAGCTCTCCCAGGTGAGCATGACGTCGTACGCGGTCCCGGCGCTGGGCATCGGCTCCCTCTTCCTGATGAACGGGGTGAAGGACGGCGCCCTGGACCGTATGACGGGCTCACCGGCGGGCCAGGTCGCGGTGATCGTGGCGTTCGTGCTGTACGCGATCGGCTTCGTGATGATCCGGCGCCTGTCCCGGATCGACGTATAG